A single region of the Stigmatopora argus isolate UIUO_Sarg chromosome 6, RoL_Sarg_1.0, whole genome shotgun sequence genome encodes:
- the chd5 gene encoding chromodomain-helicase-DNA-binding protein 5 isoform X6, giving the protein MPGSLSNEDEARDDMDFDDEMPDEEHVRTALPLASIGSFFSDDDDSLKQQKKKKSKKMKEEKVAKVKKRKKEGGIQMSLDSDQDRGSEVDEEAGRPERGSGSESSVFGPTKKKKKKPREKKERKPKKKKRDEEDDDDDEDDGSMKEPKSSSQLMQEWGLEDVQYGFSEDDYKTITNYKAFSQFLRPLIAKKNPKIPMSKMMTVLGAKWREFSANNPFKGASATAVAAAVAAAVETVTVAPPACVGPLGAQLGPVKKAKTKEGKGPGARKRSKSAKDGKKKVKPKKTKSKSGQSGKKKKASSSEEDFLDESDFDDVGLLGASVLCDPSGAPVAPKKKARRGHKKRKKEDGDGYETDHQDYCEVCQQGGEIILCDTCPRAYHLVCLEPELEKAPEGKWSCPHCEKEGIQWEAKDEEDEDEEEAAGEEEDDHMEFCRVCKDGGELLCCDTCPSSYHIHCLNPPLPEIPNGEWLCPRCMCPPLKGKVQKIMHWMWGEAPLPAEPPPGVDGQPPVDPLSKPPLKGHPEREFLVKWAGLSYWHCSWVSELQLELYHTVMYRNYQRKNDMDEPPPYDYGSGEEELNSDKRKSKDPQYAAMEERFYRYGIKPEWMVIHRVLNHSFDKDGDVHYLIKWRDLPYDQCTWEVDDFDLPEYNNHKVAYWDHREQILGEDQRPPAASKGSQRNDEHPKREIPPDAPIIDPTIKFEHQPWYINATGGTLHPYQLEGLNWLRFSWAQGTDTILADEMGLGKTVQTIVFLYSLYKEGHSKGPFLVSAPLSTIINWEREFEMWAPDFYVLTYTGDKDSRAIIRENEFTYEDSAVKLGRKAFRMKKDTPIKFHVLLTSYELITIDQAILGSIGWACLVVDEAHRLKNNQSKFFRILNGYKIYYKLLLTGTPLQNNLEELFHLLNFLTPDRFNNLEGFLEEFADISKEDQIKKLHDLLGPHMLRRLKADVFKNMPAKTELIVRVELSPMQKKYYKFILTRNFEALNSKGGGNQVSLLNIMMDLKKCCNHPYLFPVAAMEAPVLPNGSYDGSQLVKSSGKLTLLQKMLKKLKDQGHRVLIFSQMTKMLDLLEDFLEFEGYKYERIDGGITGGLRQEAIDRFNAPGAQQFCFLLSTRAGGLGINLASADTVVIYDSDWNPHNDIQAFSRAHRIGQNRKVMIYRFVTRGSVEERITQVAKRKMMLTHLVVRPGLGSKTGSMSKQELDDILKFGTEELFKDEMEAARNMGGDAKDGEEGNVIHYDDDAISKLLDRSQDATEDTEIQNMNEYLSSFKVAQYVVKEEDGEEEVEREIIKQEENVDPDYWEKLLRHHYEQQQEDLARNLGKGKRIRKQVNYNDTTQEDQEWQDDVSDNQSEYSAGSEDEDEDFEERPEGGRRHSRRHLRNDKDKPLPPLLARVGGSIEVLGFNARQRKAFLNAIMRWGMPPQDAFTSHWIVRDLRGKSEREFRAYVSLFMRHLCEPGADGAETFADGVPREGLSRQHVLTRIGVMSLVRKKVQEFEHVNGKLSSPDLIPIGMELKKLTESVSSDPNTPLQASPLATRPGTPNPLERTEGPVEDRDVAEPDGKKPSEQDAVKNRQAEATNPRGDEEETRRREEKEGGDGEEAKAAACEEKPGGDDEGDKQEERASGPDSPKNQKQPEKISEGRDADEKAGKPADIKSEDAVAVAAVPDTRLNGDQDPPEDVEEPKKEEKIGFKTKFMFNIADGGFTELHTLWQTEERAALSSGKMAEIWHRRHDYWLLAGIVTHGYARWQDIQNDPRYAILNEPFKTEMHKGNYLEMKNKFLARRFKLLEQALVIEEQLRRAAYLNMSQDPGHPAMALNTRFTEVECLAESHQHLSKESLGGNKPANAVLHKAVLNQLEELLSDMKADVTRLPNMLSRIPPVSARLQMSERSILSRLTSRGGEPPPQQAFSQGFACSQMYGSTFGGAFRGAGGQPMVNYSQMPLGPYVSVSNGPPSSHLDKKTFESLRDAATPDLKSSKASDVICIED; this is encoded by the exons ATGCCCGGGTCGCTGAGCAATGAAGACGAGGCGCGGGACGACATGGATTTTGACGACGAGATGCCAG ACGAGGAGCACGTGCGAACGGCGCTGCCCCTGGCGTCCATCGGCAGCTTCTTCTCGGACGATGACGACTCCCTCAagcagcagaagaagaagaagagcaagAAAATGAAGGAGGAGAAGGTCGCCAAAGTCAAGAAGCGGAAAAAGGAG GGAGGCATCCAAATGAGCTTGGATAGCGACCAGGACCGAGGGTCCGAAGTGGACGAGGAGGCGGGGCGTCCCGAGCGGGGTTCCGGCAGCGAGAGCAGCGTTTTCGGGCccaccaagaagaagaagaagaagcccagggagaaaaaagagaggaagcccaagaagaaaaaacgagacgaggaggacgacgacgatgacgaagATGACGGGAGCATGAAG GAGCCCAAGTCCTCCAGCCAGTTGATGCAGGAATGGGGCCTGGAGGACGTCCAGTACGGCTTCTCCGAGGACGACTACAAGACCATCACCAACTACAAAGCGTTCAGCCAGTTCCTCAG GCCTCTCATCGCCAAGAAGAACCCCAAGATCCCCATGTCCAAGATGATGACGGTCTTGGGGGCCAAGTGGCGCGAGTTCAGCGCCAACAACCCCTTCAAGGGTGCGTCGGCCACGGCCGTGgcggccgccgtcgccgccgccgtggaAACGGTGACGGTGGCGCCCCCCGCCTGCGTGGGACCACTGGGCGCTCAGCTCGGGCCCGTCAAAAAAGCCAAAACCAAAGAGGGAAAAG GGCCCGGCGCTCGAAAACGAAGCAAAAGCGCGAAAGACGGCAAGAAGAAGGTCAAGCCCAAGAAGACCAAATCCAAGTCGGGCCAAAGcgggaagaaaaagaaagcatCCTCG AGCGAGGAAGACTTCCTGGACGAGTCGGACTTTGACGACGTGGGCCTCCTCGGCGCCTCGGTGCTTTGCGACCCCTCCGGCGCCCCCGTCGCCCCCAAGAAAAAGGCCAGACGCGGGCACAAAAAGAGGAAAA AGGAGGACGGCGACGGCTACGAGACGGACCACCAGGACTACTGCGAGGTGTGCCAGCAGGGCGGCGAGATCATCCTGTGCGATACATGTCCACGGGCGTACCACTTGGTGTGCCTGGAACCCGAGCTGGAGAAGGCCCCTGAGGGGAAATGGAGCTGTCCACACTGT GAGAAGGAGGGCATCCAATGGGAAGCCAAAGACGAAGAAGATGAGGACGAAGAGGAAGCGGCGGGCGAGGAAGAGGATGACCACATGGAGTTTTGCCGAGTGTGCAAGGACGGCGGCGAATTGCTGTGTTGCGACACTTGCCCGTCTTCTTACCACATCCACTGCCTCAACCCGCCATTGCCCGAGATACCCAACGGCGAATGGTTATGTCCACGTTGCATG tgccCACCCTTAAAGGGCAAAGTGCAAAAAATCATGCACTGGATGTGGGGTGAGGCCCCCCTGCCGGCCGAGCCGCCCCCAGGCGTGGACGGACAGCCCCCCGTGGACCCCCTGAGCAAACCGCCCCTCAAGGGCCACCCTGAGAGGGAGTTCTtggtcaagtgggccggacttTCCTACTGGCATTGCTCCTGGGTTAGCGAGCTGCAG TTGGAACTGTACCACACGGTGATGTACCGCAACTACCAGCGTAAAAACGACATGGACGAGCCGCCGCCCTACGACTACGGTTCGGGGGAGGAGGAGCTTAACAGCGATAAGCGCAAAAGCAAAGACCCCCAGTACGCCGCCATGGAGGAGCGCTTCTACAGATACGGGATCAAACCCGAGTGGATGGTCATCCACCGTGTGCTTAACCACAG CTTTGACAAAGATGGCGACGTGCACTACCTGATCAAATGGAGGGACCTCCCTTACGACCAGTGCACTTGGGAAGTGGACGACTTTGACCTCCCAGAATACAACAACCACAAAGTAGCCTACTGGGATCACAG GGAGCAAATCTTAGGGGAGGACCAGCGCCCCCCGGCGGCGTCAAAAGGAAGTCAGCGAAATGACGAGCACCCAAAGAGGGAGATCCCGCCGGACGCCCCCATCATCGAC CCGACCATCAAGTTCGAGCACCAGCCGTGGTACATCAACGCCACGGGAGGGACGCTGCACCCGTACCAGCTGGAGGGTCTCAACTGGTTGCGCTTCTCCTGGGCTCAGGGAACCGACACCATCTTGGCCGACGAGATGGGCCTGGGCAAGACGGTGCAGACCATCGTCTTCCTGTACTCGCTCTACAAAGAG GGTCACTCCAAGGGTCCCTTCCTGGTGAGCGCGCCGCTGTCCACCATCATCAACTGGGAACGCGAGTTTGAAATGTGGGCCCCCGACTTCTACGTGCTGACGTACACGGGGGACAAGGACAGTCGTGCCATCATCCGGGAGAACGAGTTCACCTACGAGGACAGCGCCGTCAAGTTGGGACGCAAAGCCTTTCGCATGAAG AAAGACACGCCCATCAAGTTCCACGTTCTCCTGACGTCCTACGAGTTGATCACCATCGACCAAGCCATCTTGGGATCCATCGGGTGGGCTTGCCTGGTGGTGGACGAAGCCCATAGACTGAAGAACAACCAGTCCAAG TTTTTCAGGATTCTGAATGGCTATAAGATCTACTACAAGTTACTGTTGACCGGAACGCCGCTTCAGAACAACTTGGAGGAGCTCTTCCACCTGCTGAATTTTCTCACCCCGGACCGATTCAA TAACCTGGAGGGTTTCCTGGAGGAGTTTGCAGACATTTCCAAGGAAGACCAGATCAAGAAGCTCCACGACCTGCTGGGCCCGCACATGCTCCGGAGACTCAAGGCCGACGTCTTCAAAAACATGCCGGCCAAGACGGAACTCATCGTGCGGGTGGAACTCAGTCCCATGCAGAA GAAATACTACAAGTTCATCTTGACACGAAACTTTGAGGCTCTCAACTCCAAAGGGGGCGGCAACCAGGTCTCCCTGCTCAACATCATGATGGACCTGAAGAAGTGCTGCAACCACCCCTACCTTTTCCCCGTGGCCGCCATG GAGGCTCCCGTCTTACCCAACGGCTCGTACGATGGCAGCCAACTGGTCAAGTCGTCGGGAAAACTGACCCTGCTGCAGAAGATGCTGAAGAAGCTCAAGGACCAAGGTCACAGGGTTCTCATTTTTTCACAG ATGACGAAAATGTTGGATCTTCTAGAGGACTTTCTAGAGTTTGAGGGTTACAAATACGAGCGCATCGACGGCGGCATCACCGGAGGTCTGAGGCAAGAAGCCATCGACCGCTTCAATG CCCCGGGCGCTCAGCAGTTCTGCTTCCTGCTCTCAACCCGGGCCGGAGGTCTGGGAATCAACCTAGCCAGCGCCGACACCGTCGTCATCTACGACTCGGACTGGAATCCTCACAATGACATCCAA GCTTTTAGCCGAGCGCACCGCATCGGGCAGAACCGGAAGGTGATGATTTACCGCTTCGTGACGCGGGGATCGGTGGAGGAGAGGATTACCCAAGTGGCCAAGAGGAAGATGATGCTCACCCACTTGGTGGTCCGGCCCGGCCTGGGTTCCAAGACGGGGTCCATGTCCAAGCAGGAGCTGGACGACATCCTCAAGTTCGGGACGGAGGAGCTGTTCAAGGACGAGATGGAGGCCGCTCGCAACATGGGCG GCGACGCCAAAGACGGCGAGGAAGGCAACGTGATCCACTACGACGACGACGCCATCTCCAAACTGCTGGACCGTAGCCAAGACGCCACGGAAGACACGGAGATCCAGAACATGAACGAGTACCTCAGCTCCTTCAAGGTGGCCCAGTACGTGGTCAAGGAGGAGGACGGAGAG GAAGAAGTGGAGCGCGAGATCATCAAGCAGGAGGAGAACGTGGACCCGGACTATTGGGAGAAGCTTCTGCGACACCACTACGAGCAGCAGCAGGAGGATTTGGCGCGAAACCTGGGCAAGGGCAAGCGGATCCGCAAGCAAGTCAACTACAACGACACCACCCAGGAGGACCAAG AGTGGCAGGACGATGTTTCAGACAACCAGTCGGAGTACTCGGCGGGGTccgaggacgaggacgaagacTTCGAGGAGCGACCGGAAG GTGGGCGTCGACATTCGCGCCGCCATCTGAGGAACGACAAAGATAAGCCCTTGCCCCCCCTATTGGCCAGAGTTGGCGGCAGCATCGAG GTGCTCGGGTTCAACGCCCGGCAGAGGAAAGCCTTCCTGAATGCCATCATGCGCTGGGGCATGCCCCCCCAGGACGCCTTCACGTCCCACTGGATCGTGCGAGACCTCCGAGGGAAGAGCGAGCGCGAGTTCAG GGCCTACGTGTCGCTGTTCATGAGACATCTGTGCGAACCGGGCGCCGATGGAGCCGAGACGTTCGCCGACGGCGTGCCACGGGAGGGGCTGTCGCGCCAGCACGTGCTCACCAGAATCGGGGTCATGTCGCTGGTCAGGAAAAAG GTGCAAGAGTTCGAGCATGTGAATGGAAAGCTGAGCTCGCCGGACTTGATCCCCATCGGCATGGAGCTCAAGAAGCTGACCGAAAGCGTCTCGTCGGACCCCAACACCCCGCTGCAGGCCAGCCCGCTGGCCACGCGGCCCGGAACCCCAAACCCGCTCG AGAGGACCGAGGGTCCCGTGGAGGACCGAGACGTGGCCGAACCAGACGGCAAGAAGCCGTCGGAGCAGGACGCCGTTAAGAACCGACAGGCGGAAGCGACGAACCCGCGGGGAGACGAAGAGGAAACGCGCCGACGGGAGGAGAAGGAAGGGGGCGACGGCGAGGAGGCCAAGGCTGCGGCGTGCGAGGAGAAACCCGGAGGGGACGACGAGGGGGACAAACAGGAAGAGAGGGCGAGTGGGCCGGACTCGCCCAAAAACCAGAAGCAGCCCGAGAAGATCTCAGAAGGACGGGACGCCGATGAGAAGGCCGGCAAACCAG CTGATATTAAAAGCGAAGACGCTGTCGCCGTTGCCGCCGTCCCGGACACCCGACTAAATGGCGATCAAGACCCGCCGGAAGATGTGGAGGAGCCCAAAAAGGAGGAGAAGATCGGGTTCAAAACCAAGTTCATGTTCAACATTGCCGACGGCGGCTTCACAG AGTTACACACGCTTTGGCAGACGGAGGAACGAGCGGCGCTGTCGTCCGGCAAGATGGCGGAGATCTGGCACCGCCGCCACGACTACTGGCTTCTGGCGGGGATCGTCAC TCACGGCTACGCGCGTTGGCAGGACATTCAAAACGACCCGCGCTACGCCATCCTCAACGAGCCCTTCAAGACGGAGATGCACAAAGGCAACTATTTGGAGATGAAGAACAAGTTCCTGGCCAGACGCTTCAAG TTACTGGAGCAGGCGCTGGTCATCGAGGAGCAGCTCCGGCGCGCCGCCTACCTCAACATGAGTCAGGATCCCGGGCACCCTGCCATGGCGCTCAACACCCGCTTCACCGAGGTGGAGTGCCTGGCCGAGTCCCACCAGCACCTCTCCAAAGAGTCGCTGGGCGGCAACAAGCCCGCCAACGCCGTCCTGCATAAAG CAGTGCTGAACCAATTGGAGGAACTCCTCAGCGACATGAAGGCCGACGTGACGCGGCTCCCCAACATGCTGTCGCGGATCCCGCCCGTGTCGGCCCGCCTGCAGATGTCCGAGCGCAGCATTTTGAGCCGACTCACCAGTCGGGGTGGCGAACCTCCGCCCCAGCAG GCTTTCAGCCAAGGGTTCGCCTGCTCCCAGATGTACGGAAGCACCTTTGGCGGTGCGTTCAGGGGTGCCGGGGGCCAGCCCATGGTCAATTACAGTCAGATGCCTCTGGGGCCGTACGTCAGTG TTTCCAACGGTCCCCCCAGCAGCCACCTGGACAAGAAGACCTTCGAGTCCCTGCGAGACGCGGCCACGCCAGACCTCAAGTCCTCAAAGGCCAGCGACGTGATCTGCATCGAGGACTGA